In a genomic window of Roseiflexus castenholzii DSM 13941:
- a CDS encoding nucleotidyltransferase domain-containing protein, with protein sequence MRASPHHYEHLLTEAHRLADQLRALGAVRVILFGSLARGGVSLFSDIDLLALFENSRSPRELTRWVYSVIDSSESIDILAYSIDDFERIRQRPFWKHALQHAQVLYERPTT encoded by the coding sequence ATGCGCGCATCGCCACACCATTATGAACATCTCCTGACCGAAGCCCATCGTCTGGCAGATCAACTCCGCGCGCTCGGCGCAGTCCGGGTTATCCTGTTCGGCTCACTGGCGCGAGGCGGTGTATCACTATTCAGCGACATCGACCTGCTAGCGCTCTTCGAGAACTCTCGCTCGCCGCGCGAATTGACGCGCTGGGTCTACAGTGTCATTGACAGCAGTGAGAGCATTGACATTCTGGCATACAGCATCGATGATTTCGAGCGCATCAGGCAGCGTCCATTCTGGAAACACGCCCTGCAACACGCACAGGTGCTCTATGAACGACCCACAACGTGA
- a CDS encoding Gfo/Idh/MocA family protein — MAPQPVRTVMIGCGGMARYHLRRMHELRDSTQIVAVCEPSSSAYDAAAALFEQAGVAPPPNEPDLEKLLADYRGKLDAAFIITPHVYHHNQAQACMEAGLDVLLEKPMVMNADEARSLIETRDRTKRLLVVAFPGSLSPNVRTAVALLRSGAFGRLLTISGVVWQNWGPMTVGTWRQQPELSGGGFLFDTGAHLLNTVVDLAGEEVAEVAAYLDNRGRPVETLGAVIARLRSGALITLHACGEAIPSCHSDVRVFCERAILYTGVWGERLEVQYHGDKPPAAIPVPESRGVWEQFLAVRAGKQENPCPPEVGLRMAQLWDAIKASAAQGGTPVHLRLRDTD, encoded by the coding sequence ATGGCTCCCCAACCTGTGCGCACGGTGATGATCGGGTGCGGCGGCATGGCGCGCTATCATCTGCGGAGAATGCATGAACTGCGCGACAGCACGCAGATCGTCGCCGTATGCGAGCCATCGTCATCCGCCTATGACGCCGCCGCTGCGCTCTTCGAGCAGGCAGGCGTTGCGCCGCCCCCCAATGAGCCGGACCTGGAGAAACTGCTTGCCGATTATCGCGGCAAACTCGACGCAGCATTCATCATCACGCCGCATGTCTACCACCACAACCAGGCGCAAGCGTGCATGGAAGCCGGTCTTGATGTGCTGCTCGAAAAGCCAATGGTCATGAACGCCGACGAAGCTCGCAGCCTGATCGAAACCCGTGACCGCACCAAACGATTGCTGGTGGTCGCTTTCCCGGGAAGCCTCTCACCGAATGTGCGCACCGCCGTCGCACTGCTACGCTCCGGCGCATTCGGGCGTCTCCTGACGATCAGCGGCGTCGTCTGGCAGAACTGGGGACCGATGACCGTTGGCACGTGGCGACAGCAACCGGAACTGTCCGGCGGCGGATTTCTGTTCGACACCGGCGCCCACCTGCTCAACACGGTCGTTGATCTGGCTGGCGAAGAGGTCGCGGAAGTTGCGGCATACCTGGACAACCGGGGGCGCCCGGTCGAAACGCTGGGGGCAGTGATCGCGCGGTTGCGTTCCGGGGCGCTGATAACGCTCCATGCCTGCGGCGAAGCCATTCCATCGTGCCATTCGGATGTGCGGGTCTTCTGCGAACGCGCCATTCTCTACACCGGCGTTTGGGGCGAGCGGCTCGAAGTGCAGTACCACGGCGATAAGCCGCCCGCCGCGATCCCCGTGCCCGAATCGCGCGGCGTTTGGGAACAATTCCTGGCAGTGCGCGCCGGAAAGCAGGAGAACCCATGCCCGCCGGAAGTCGGTTTGCGCATGGCGCAGTTGTGGGACGCGATCAAGGCATCGGCGGCGCAGGGAGGCACGCCGGTGCATTTGCGCCTAAGGGACACGGATTGA
- a CDS encoding class I SAM-dependent DNA methyltransferase produces the protein MPDETSDIYCAYAPFYDGSGQIRFAILFAHYLLGDILPRHPVAGRRALDLACGTGTLALILADAGWLVVGVDRSPAMIAIAGNRAQSVDTAVRPHFIEADMRWLWREMPHTTDEATETLRRGSFDLVTCTYDSLNYMLTEEDLAACFSTAAEALAPEGLFVADMNTRHFLEHDWGEVEIIERPGFIQVNRSRFDPATNCSTMRLIGFVGDDHSGYERFEEIHIERAYPPETVAMLIGAAGLSVEAVYDCFTTQPIGERTQRIAWIARKR, from the coding sequence ATGCCCGACGAGACATCCGATATCTATTGCGCCTACGCGCCGTTCTATGATGGAAGCGGTCAGATTCGCTTTGCAATACTCTTCGCTCACTACCTGTTGGGCGACATCCTGCCGCGTCACCCGGTTGCAGGGCGGCGGGCGCTCGATCTCGCATGCGGGACGGGAACGCTGGCGCTGATCCTTGCCGATGCGGGCTGGCTCGTCGTCGGCGTGGACCGCTCCCCGGCAATGATCGCCATTGCGGGCAACCGCGCGCAATCGGTGGATACGGCGGTTCGTCCGCACTTTATCGAAGCGGATATGCGCTGGTTGTGGCGGGAGATGCCACATACCACCGACGAGGCAACCGAGACTCTGCGACGAGGTTCCTTCGATCTGGTCACCTGCACGTATGATAGTCTCAATTACATGCTGACTGAAGAAGACCTGGCGGCGTGCTTTTCGACGGCGGCAGAAGCGCTGGCGCCGGAAGGCTTGTTCGTGGCGGATATGAACACGCGCCACTTCCTTGAGCACGATTGGGGCGAAGTGGAGATTATTGAACGACCGGGATTTATTCAGGTCAATCGGAGCCGGTTCGATCCGGCGACGAATTGCTCAACGATGCGCCTGATCGGGTTTGTCGGCGATGACCACAGCGGGTACGAACGATTCGAGGAGATACACATCGAGCGCGCCTATCCGCCGGAAACCGTCGCAATGTTGATCGGCGCCGCCGGGTTGAGTGTCGAAGCGGTGTATGATTGTTTCACCACACAACCGATTGGTGAGCGCACGCAACGCATCGCCTGGATTGCACGGAAACGGTAG
- a CDS encoding type III pantothenate kinase, with translation MLLTIDIGNTNIKIGAYQGERLTAHWRVTTERHRLADEYLVLLHNLFDLGGIDPRHIDGCAISCVVPPLTGEFRALCHKYFRVDPLMVNASTPTGLQYKVDAPAELGADRIANSLAAFRRYGGPVIVLAFGTATTFDVITATGEYIGGAIAPGIGISADALFRLAAKLYQVELVRPPKVIGTNTIHHMQSGVILGYAGLVEGLVRRMQAELGTSCPVVATGGLAELIAAETEAITTVEPYLTLDGLRLIYEMNRQ, from the coding sequence ATGCTGTTGACTATCGATATCGGCAACACCAACATCAAAATCGGCGCCTATCAGGGAGAACGTCTCACCGCGCACTGGCGCGTGACGACCGAACGACACCGACTGGCGGATGAGTATCTGGTGCTGTTGCACAATCTGTTTGACCTTGGCGGAATCGATCCCCGACACATCGATGGGTGCGCCATTTCGTGCGTCGTGCCGCCGCTGACCGGCGAGTTTCGCGCGCTGTGTCACAAGTATTTCCGCGTCGATCCGCTGATGGTGAATGCGTCCACGCCGACCGGGTTGCAGTACAAAGTCGACGCGCCCGCCGAACTTGGCGCCGACCGCATCGCCAACTCACTGGCTGCCTTCCGGCGGTACGGCGGTCCGGTCATTGTGCTGGCGTTCGGCACGGCAACGACATTCGATGTCATTACCGCCACCGGCGAGTATATCGGTGGCGCGATTGCGCCCGGCATCGGCATTTCCGCCGATGCGCTCTTTCGCCTGGCGGCAAAACTCTATCAGGTCGAACTGGTGCGCCCGCCAAAGGTGATTGGCACCAATACCATCCATCACATGCAGTCGGGCGTCATTCTCGGGTATGCCGGTCTGGTCGAAGGTCTGGTGCGCCGGATGCAGGCGGAACTGGGGACATCCTGCCCGGTGGTGGCGACGGGCGGGCTGGCGGAGTTGATCGCTGCCGAAACCGAAGCCATTACGACAGTCGAGCCGTATCTGACATTGGATGGATTACGACTGATTTACGAGATGAATCGACAATGA
- a CDS encoding asparaginase, with protein sequence MKKVIVVTTGGGIAFKRNPATGALVPVDGEDIIAQLTHSGITIEFNEFSSLPGSHFTPVQGLELARHIDALLRDETVTGVVVTHGTDTLEETAYLLDLTINHQKPVVVTGSARSATMPGYDGLHNLASAIRVAAATETRETGVLVVFAGQIFAAADAQKTYAHSVEAFAAPGSGPLGWIVADRIWMRHRPAQRMYIPCAHLEERVDLITPGQGSDDRLLRHAIADRVAGIVIEAFGSGRMPPWWLPAIQEATAQRIMVAIAPCTGSGALHDEYGYVGAYHDLERLGVLFAHYLNGRKARIKLMLALGAVRRPEDVRVWFP encoded by the coding sequence GTGAAGAAAGTCATCGTTGTCACAACCGGCGGCGGTATCGCCTTCAAGCGCAACCCGGCAACCGGCGCCCTGGTTCCGGTCGACGGTGAAGATATCATCGCCCAACTGACGCATAGCGGCATCACGATCGAATTCAACGAATTCAGCAGTCTGCCGGGCAGCCACTTCACACCGGTGCAGGGTCTCGAACTCGCGCGGCACATCGATGCCCTGCTGCGCGATGAGACGGTTACAGGCGTGGTGGTGACCCACGGCACCGATACGCTTGAAGAGACGGCATATCTTCTCGATCTGACGATCAACCACCAGAAACCGGTTGTCGTGACCGGATCGGCGCGCTCTGCAACGATGCCCGGATACGATGGACTGCACAATCTTGCCAGCGCCATTCGGGTTGCGGCTGCCACAGAAACGCGCGAAACCGGCGTGCTTGTCGTGTTTGCCGGGCAGATTTTTGCTGCGGCTGACGCACAAAAAACATATGCGCATTCCGTTGAGGCGTTTGCCGCACCGGGATCGGGACCACTGGGCTGGATCGTCGCCGACCGTATCTGGATGCGCCATCGACCGGCGCAGCGGATGTACATTCCCTGCGCACACCTGGAAGAGCGCGTTGACCTGATCACACCCGGACAGGGAAGTGACGACCGCCTGCTGCGCCACGCTATCGCCGACCGTGTTGCCGGCATTGTGATCGAAGCGTTTGGCAGCGGTCGCATGCCGCCCTGGTGGCTGCCCGCAATCCAGGAAGCCACTGCGCAACGCATTATGGTGGCAATCGCGCCATGCACCGGTAGCGGCGCGCTTCACGATGAGTATGGCTATGTCGGCGCCTATCACGACTTGGAGCGTTTGGGTGTGCTCTTTGCGCACTATCTGAACGGTCGTAAAGCGCGGATCAAACTGATGCTGGCGTTGGGCGCGGTACGTCGCCCGGAAGATGTGCGGGTCTGGTTTCCGTAG
- a CDS encoding ubiquinone/menaquinone biosynthesis methyltransferase translates to MNTNVLPPPDQKAEYVERMFSRIASGYDTMNGIMTLGLDRGWRTATVALAAPPSCGRALDIGTGTGDFLVELAQWMPDGLAVGVDFTLPMMRAGLPKIAGQRAVFVAGDALALPFDDESFDAITTGFTLRNVTDIAAAFREMWRVARVGGTVACLEVARPRQPLLRFGHWVYFQRIVPLMARALGADPEAYTYLPQSARVFPPPDELAQIMREAGWSDVTYRLVGLGAAAIHTGIKRG, encoded by the coding sequence ATGAATACGAATGTCCTGCCTCCACCCGACCAGAAAGCCGAGTATGTCGAGCGGATGTTCAGCCGGATCGCCTCCGGCTACGATACCATGAATGGCATCATGACCCTGGGGTTGGACCGGGGATGGCGCACGGCAACGGTGGCGTTGGCGGCGCCGCCGAGTTGCGGGCGAGCGCTTGATATTGGCACCGGCACCGGCGATTTTCTGGTCGAACTGGCACAGTGGATGCCAGACGGTCTGGCGGTTGGGGTGGATTTCACTCTCCCGATGATGCGCGCCGGTCTGCCAAAGATCGCCGGGCAACGCGCTGTTTTTGTGGCGGGTGACGCCTTGGCGCTGCCGTTTGACGATGAGAGTTTCGATGCGATTACGACCGGCTTCACGCTGCGGAATGTGACCGACATCGCTGCTGCTTTTCGCGAAATGTGGCGCGTGGCGCGCGTCGGCGGAACAGTCGCCTGCCTGGAAGTTGCGCGTCCGCGCCAACCGTTGCTGCGGTTCGGGCATTGGGTCTACTTCCAGCGGATTGTGCCGCTGATGGCGCGCGCGCTTGGCGCCGATCCCGAAGCCTACACCTATCTGCCACAATCGGCGCGCGTCTTTCCGCCGCCCGACGAACTGGCGCAGATCATGCGCGAGGCGGGCTGGAGCGACGTAACCTACCGTCTGGTGGGGCTGGGCGCCGCCGCCATTCATACCGGCATCAAACGCGGATGA
- a CDS encoding Ig-like domain-containing alpha-2-macroglobulin family protein yields MPPLYRRFVLLMVCVTILAACGSPRPQPTPTPVTAQPTPVAPRRDIPQPPTQAAPTLVARSPEPGQALDPGAPVELVFDRPMDRASVAAALTVAGVTGVVEWPNARTVRFVPGAPLKRASTYEVMLRETAKSADGIPLAAPVRFRFATAGFLEVGQVIPADGAADVQPNATITVFFNRPVVPLTAIEMQTNLPQPLTFDPPIAGRGEWLNTAIYTFIPSAPLASGATYTGRIAAGLTDVTGNPLPSEYTWRFTVARPQVVTINPFDGATLVPLQPSITLRFNVPVDPASARAAFRLRGSDGADIPGDLQVTDETLVFTPAQRLEFDTRYTVEAAASLTGISGGLGMANDFSATFQTVPRLRILETDPRDGETNARRGGLTIRFNAPVDPATVLPNVAITPQPTEVYTYFYDTTFNLSFDTRPSTEYSVAIGPDIADPYGNRTGQSLAVRFRTTPLEPQVYPLTPGFITTFDANRAPRIALMATNVNNASLALYRLPVEALLRREILGPDGVSPPSGATLVRRWQAQFSVPRDEPTPVRIDLVDGGGRLDPGLYLLLLDHPSGYPETRVLAVSPLHLTLKAAERTALVWANDLTTGAPVSGLALELFDDQGASLGTATTDANGVATTTLNRTEYRGMVAVARQPFAIFGADWGTGVTPWDFSLPASFDLPEVTAYVYTDRPIYRPGQRVWFKGVVRAEDDVRYTLMPGLNTAQVAVYDAAGESIIQQPVSLNPNGAFDGGFMLAAGAPTGQYALSLNVGGREFRFPFQVAAYRPPEIEVTVTPRAAGIMRGAPTEATVRAAYFFGAPAANLPVQWNVLAEPFAPAPDWAGRYTFDESGDVWVCRFCWWIPAPPPQPILSGSATTDAQGQAIISLPGELRDPEGNVITRSARLTVEATVTGRDNQAISGRTAIVVHASDLYVGLAPRAYVGRAGAAQQIDLVTIDTRGNRLASRAVEIELVRTTWENRFVQDDAGGRWESREVREPVGTQTVTTDANGEAVVSFTPDKGGAYLVLARARDAGGREARSSLYVWVYGGDALWLRENNDRINLIADKSEYRPGETATILIPSPFTGTHWALLTVERGGVLSHEVRQVSGGSLVYQLPITADHAPNIFVSAVLFAPPDGSGAPADFKVGVLPLTVVPTAQMLRVEVTTATPQAAPGDAVTFDVRVTDTNGAPVAAELSLDLVDKAVLSLQPREPDAIVQGFYGRRPLGVFTSAGLSVAAERFERLLDEAQRNVPPGAGAAGPETAIPMVGATPTAPAAMPAEAMPARTGDAALQQGLTIRQEFADTAFWQAVVTTDAGGRATVQVSLPDNLTTWVMRGVALTMDTRVGEGTGELVSTKPLLVRPVTPRFFVVGDVVELAVNVSNLTNTPMMTTVTLSADGVTVTSPITQTIQVPANGEASAAWQVTVLDGESVDLVFSAVSGQLSDAARPRIATAPDGRIPVYRYSAPETVATGGQIDRADARVEAVALPPNVDARLGELRIRLDPSLAASVLDGLTALEEYPYVTVESTVSRFVPNVVALRMLRQLGVTNTELEARLPTLVADALDRLSLWQNADGGWGWWADDESNPYISAYAVFGMLRAREAGFTVRDDTLARGTEYLAAQLAADADVRTAQQANRQAWLLYVLADGGRPDRGRMDALYGNRERLGVYGKALLALALHRVDAGDARLKTLLSDLNNAAIVSATGVHWEEAARDSWAFSSDTCSSAIALQALVRLDPQNQIIPNVVRWLMVARRGDIWLTTQESVWGLLALTDWMATTGELNGAYDYAVWLNGNERIAGRIDATNVMSATVVRVPTTELLIGDPLLVAVGRSEGAGRLYYTAHLNLALPADQVKALDRGIAVTRRYVAADCTDGPRCPTLTSVKAGDMVRVELSIVAERDLYYFQIEDPLPAGGEAIDPNLATTVIASDSGPTLRPAPDAATPYWWWWRWYDRVELRDEKVALFADYLPRGAYLFSYTFRAVQPGEYRVIPTLAQESFFPEVFGRADGQLFVITR; encoded by the coding sequence ATGCCTCCGCTCTATCGCCGGTTTGTATTGCTGATGGTATGCGTGACGATCCTTGCCGCGTGCGGTAGTCCGCGCCCGCAGCCAACACCGACCCCCGTGACCGCTCAACCAACCCCGGTTGCGCCACGACGCGATATTCCACAACCGCCAACCCAGGCGGCGCCGACCCTGGTGGCCCGTTCACCTGAACCGGGGCAGGCGCTCGATCCCGGCGCACCGGTTGAATTGGTCTTCGACCGCCCCATGGACCGCGCATCGGTGGCGGCAGCCCTGACCGTCGCCGGAGTAACCGGCGTAGTGGAATGGCCCAATGCGCGCACCGTTCGTTTCGTGCCGGGCGCACCGCTCAAACGCGCTTCCACATATGAAGTCATGCTGCGCGAAACGGCGAAAAGCGCCGATGGCATACCCCTGGCGGCGCCGGTGCGCTTCCGCTTCGCAACCGCAGGCTTCCTCGAAGTCGGGCAGGTGATCCCTGCCGACGGCGCCGCCGACGTGCAGCCCAATGCGACTATCACCGTCTTTTTCAATCGTCCTGTCGTTCCACTGACGGCAATCGAGATGCAGACGAACCTGCCGCAGCCGCTGACGTTCGACCCGCCAATCGCAGGGCGCGGAGAGTGGCTGAATACGGCGATCTACACCTTCATCCCTTCAGCGCCGCTCGCCAGCGGCGCCACGTACACCGGACGCATCGCCGCCGGGCTGACCGATGTAACCGGGAATCCGCTCCCGTCGGAGTATACCTGGCGCTTTACCGTCGCTCGTCCGCAGGTGGTGACGATCAATCCTTTCGATGGCGCGACCCTCGTGCCGCTGCAACCATCCATCACGCTGCGCTTCAATGTGCCGGTCGATCCCGCCTCTGCGCGCGCAGCGTTTCGTCTGCGCGGTTCTGATGGCGCCGACATCCCCGGCGATCTCCAGGTCACCGACGAGACGCTGGTCTTCACACCGGCGCAACGGCTGGAATTTGACACGCGCTACACGGTTGAGGCGGCTGCCAGTCTGACCGGTATTTCCGGCGGGCTTGGCATGGCGAATGATTTCAGCGCAACGTTCCAGACGGTTCCTCGCTTGCGCATTCTGGAAACCGATCCGCGTGATGGGGAGACGAATGCACGCCGCGGCGGGTTGACGATCCGCTTCAACGCCCCCGTCGATCCGGCGACCGTATTGCCGAATGTCGCCATCACGCCGCAACCAACGGAGGTGTACACCTATTTCTACGACACGACGTTCAATCTCAGTTTCGATACACGCCCTTCGACGGAATATTCGGTTGCGATCGGACCGGACATCGCCGATCCCTACGGGAATCGCACCGGTCAGTCGCTAGCGGTGCGCTTCCGCACAACGCCGCTTGAACCGCAGGTCTATCCATTGACCCCTGGTTTCATCACGACATTCGACGCCAACCGCGCGCCGCGCATTGCGTTAATGGCAACCAATGTCAATAATGCATCACTGGCGCTCTATCGTCTGCCCGTCGAGGCGTTGCTGCGCCGTGAGATTCTCGGACCTGACGGCGTCTCCCCACCGTCTGGCGCGACGCTCGTGCGCCGCTGGCAGGCGCAGTTCAGTGTGCCGCGCGATGAACCAACACCGGTGCGCATTGATCTGGTCGATGGGGGGGGGCGCCTCGATCCTGGCTTGTATCTGCTGTTGCTCGATCATCCTTCCGGCTATCCCGAAACGCGGGTGCTGGCGGTATCACCATTGCATCTGACACTGAAGGCGGCGGAGCGCACTGCGTTGGTGTGGGCGAATGATCTGACGACCGGTGCGCCGGTGTCTGGTCTGGCGCTGGAATTGTTCGACGATCAGGGCGCATCACTGGGCACAGCGACTACTGACGCAAATGGGGTGGCGACGACGACTCTCAACCGCACCGAGTACCGTGGGATGGTCGCAGTCGCGCGACAGCCGTTCGCAATCTTCGGCGCAGATTGGGGAACCGGCGTCACTCCGTGGGATTTCAGCCTCCCGGCGTCGTTCGACCTGCCAGAAGTGACTGCCTATGTCTACACCGACCGACCAATCTACCGTCCCGGTCAGCGGGTGTGGTTCAAGGGGGTCGTGCGCGCCGAGGACGATGTGCGCTATACCCTCATGCCGGGGTTGAACACGGCACAGGTTGCCGTTTACGATGCAGCCGGTGAATCGATCATTCAGCAACCGGTGAGTCTGAATCCGAACGGCGCCTTCGACGGCGGGTTCATGCTGGCAGCAGGCGCGCCGACCGGTCAGTACGCCCTCAGTCTGAATGTTGGCGGTCGCGAGTTCCGTTTCCCCTTCCAGGTCGCTGCCTATCGTCCCCCAGAGATCGAGGTGACGGTGACGCCGCGCGCTGCCGGGATTATGCGCGGTGCACCGACAGAAGCAACAGTGCGCGCCGCTTATTTTTTTGGCGCGCCGGCCGCAAACCTGCCGGTGCAGTGGAATGTGCTGGCGGAACCATTCGCTCCCGCGCCTGATTGGGCGGGCAGGTACACCTTCGACGAGTCTGGCGATGTGTGGGTCTGTCGCTTCTGCTGGTGGATTCCCGCTCCGCCGCCGCAACCGATCCTCTCCGGCAGCGCCACAACCGATGCGCAGGGACAGGCGATCATCAGCCTGCCGGGTGAATTGCGCGACCCGGAAGGCAACGTTATCACCCGCAGCGCGCGCCTGACGGTCGAGGCGACGGTCACCGGGCGCGATAATCAGGCAATCAGCGGGCGCACTGCTATCGTCGTGCATGCCAGCGACCTGTACGTCGGGCTGGCGCCGCGCGCGTATGTCGGCAGGGCAGGCGCGGCGCAGCAGATCGACCTGGTGACCATCGACACGCGCGGCAATCGCCTGGCAAGCCGCGCGGTCGAAATCGAACTGGTGCGCACCACCTGGGAAAATCGCTTCGTGCAGGACGACGCTGGCGGACGCTGGGAGTCGCGTGAGGTGCGCGAACCTGTCGGCACGCAGACGGTCACAACCGACGCGAATGGCGAGGCGGTCGTTTCGTTCACTCCCGACAAAGGTGGCGCCTACCTGGTGCTGGCGCGCGCACGCGATGCTGGCGGGCGCGAGGCGCGCTCCTCGCTGTATGTCTGGGTCTACGGCGGCGATGCGCTCTGGCTGCGCGAGAATAATGATCGCATCAACCTGATAGCCGACAAAAGCGAGTATCGCCCCGGCGAAACAGCAACGATCCTCATCCCCTCGCCGTTCACTGGAACGCATTGGGCGCTGCTGACCGTCGAGCGCGGCGGCGTCTTGAGCCACGAGGTGCGCCAGGTCAGCGGCGGCAGTCTGGTCTATCAACTGCCAATCACGGCTGATCACGCGCCGAATATCTTTGTTTCGGCAGTGCTGTTTGCGCCGCCGGACGGCAGCGGCGCGCCTGCCGATTTCAAGGTCGGCGTCCTGCCACTCACCGTTGTGCCGACTGCGCAGATGCTGCGGGTTGAAGTGACCACTGCGACACCGCAGGCAGCACCCGGCGACGCAGTAACCTTCGATGTGCGCGTGACCGACACAAACGGCGCGCCGGTAGCGGCGGAACTGTCGCTCGACCTGGTCGATAAAGCCGTGCTGTCGCTCCAACCACGCGAGCCAGATGCCATTGTCCAGGGGTTCTACGGTCGCCGTCCGCTGGGGGTGTTCACCAGCGCCGGTCTTTCGGTTGCCGCCGAGCGCTTCGAGCGTTTGCTGGACGAAGCGCAGCGCAATGTGCCGCCGGGCGCAGGCGCGGCTGGACCAGAGACCGCTATCCCTATGGTCGGGGCAACGCCAACGGCGCCAGCCGCTATGCCTGCCGAGGCGATGCCCGCGCGCACCGGCGATGCCGCACTTCAGCAGGGATTGACTATTCGCCAGGAGTTTGCCGACACCGCGTTCTGGCAGGCGGTTGTGACCACCGACGCTGGCGGGCGCGCGACGGTGCAGGTTTCGCTGCCTGATAATCTGACGACCTGGGTGATGCGCGGCGTGGCGCTCACAATGGATACGCGCGTCGGTGAAGGAACTGGTGAACTGGTCAGCACGAAGCCATTGCTTGTGCGCCCGGTCACGCCACGCTTCTTTGTCGTTGGGGATGTGGTAGAACTGGCAGTAAACGTCAGCAATCTTACAAATACGCCCATGATGACAACGGTGACCCTGAGCGCCGATGGGGTTACGGTCACCTCGCCGATCACGCAGACGATCCAGGTTCCGGCGAATGGCGAAGCCTCGGCAGCCTGGCAGGTAACGGTTCTTGATGGAGAGTCAGTCGATCTGGTATTCAGCGCCGTCTCCGGGCAACTGAGCGACGCGGCGCGACCCCGAATCGCAACCGCGCCAGACGGGCGCATTCCGGTCTACCGCTACAGCGCGCCGGAGACCGTGGCGACCGGCGGACAGATCGACCGGGCAGATGCGCGCGTCGAGGCGGTAGCGCTGCCGCCGAATGTCGATGCGCGCCTGGGAGAATTGCGCATCCGGCTCGATCCTTCGCTGGCGGCCAGCGTACTCGACGGTCTGACGGCTTTGGAAGAATATCCGTATGTCACCGTCGAGTCGACCGTCTCGCGCTTTGTGCCGAATGTCGTGGCGCTGCGGATGCTCCGCCAGCTCGGAGTGACAAACACCGAACTGGAGGCGCGCCTGCCGACCCTGGTCGCTGATGCGCTCGACCGGCTCTCCCTGTGGCAGAATGCCGACGGCGGATGGGGCTGGTGGGCAGACGATGAGAGCAATCCATACATCAGCGCGTATGCGGTATTCGGCATGCTGCGGGCGCGCGAAGCGGGCTTCACCGTGCGCGACGACACGCTGGCGCGCGGAACGGAGTATCTCGCTGCGCAACTCGCCGCCGACGCCGATGTGCGCACAGCACAGCAAGCGAACCGGCAGGCATGGCTGCTCTACGTGCTTGCCGACGGCGGCAGACCGGATCGTGGGCGGATGGACGCGCTCTACGGCAACCGTGAGCGTCTTGGCGTGTACGGCAAGGCGTTGCTGGCGCTGGCGCTCCACCGCGTCGATGCTGGCGATGCGCGGCTGAAGACACTCCTTTCGGACCTGAACAATGCCGCAATTGTCAGCGCCACCGGCGTCCATTGGGAGGAAGCCGCGCGAGACTCCTGGGCATTCAGCAGTGACACGTGCAGTAGCGCGATTGCGCTCCAGGCGCTTGTGCGACTCGACCCGCAGAACCAGATTATTCCCAACGTCGTGCGCTGGCTTATGGTTGCTCGCCGTGGCGACATCTGGCTCACGACCCAGGAATCGGTGTGGGGACTGCTGGCGCTGACCGACTGGATGGCAACGACCGGCGAACTCAACGGCGCCTATGACTATGCTGTCTGGCTGAATGGTAATGAGCGCATCGCCGGGCGCATCGACGCCACCAACGTCATGTCGGCGACGGTGGTGCGTGTGCCGACGACTGAACTGCTGATCGGCGACCCATTGCTGGTGGCGGTGGGGCGCAGCGAAGGAGCAGGTCGGCTGTACTACACAGCGCATCTGAACCTGGCGCTGCCAGCCGATCAGGTGAAGGCGCTCGACCGGGGCATCGCCGTGACGCGACGGTACGTGGCGGCGGATTGCACGGACGGACCACGTTGCCCGACGTTGACCAGCGTCAAAGCGGGCGACATGGTGCGAGTCGAACTCTCGATTGTAGCCGAGCGCGATCTCTACTACTTCCAGATCGAAGATCCGCTCCCCGCTGGCGGCGAAGCCATCGACCCGAACCTGGCGACGACTGTGATCGCTTCAGATAGCGGACCAACGCTGCGACCGGCGCCGGATGCCGCGACGCCGTACTGGTGGTGGTGGCGCTGGTACGACCGGGTCGAGCTGCGCGACGAAAAGGTTGCGCTGTTCGCCGATTACCTGCCGCGCGGCGCGTATCTCTTCAGTTACACCTTCCGCGCCGTGCAACCGGGCGAATACCGCGTCATTCCGACACTTGCGCAGGAGAGTTTCTTCCCCGAAGTCTTCGGACGAGCGGATGGGCAACTGTTCGTCATCACGCGGTAA